Proteins from one Amycolatopsis benzoatilytica AK 16/65 genomic window:
- the eno gene encoding phosphopyruvate hydratase, with amino-acid sequence MTAIVRVRGREVLDSRGNPTVEVDVVLADGSVGRAAVPSGASTGTREAVELRDGDAKRFHGKGVRKAIDAVNSEIADAVTGMEAEAQADVDRALIALDGTENKARLGANATLGVSLAVAKAAAAANTLPLYRYVGGVYAHLLPMPMMNIINGGAHADNPIDFQEFMIGPVGATTFAEAVRMGSEVFHTLRKSLHEAGHNTNVGDEGGFAPQLGSADEALEFVVRAIEQTGYEPGKDIALLLDPAASEFYRDGVYDYAGEGRKRSIEEHVAYLTELTERFPIVSIEDGLAQDDYVGWKQLTDGIGDRVQLVGDDLFCTNVEILRDGIKRGIANSILIKVNQIGTLTETLAAVDTAHKAGYSAVMSHRSGETEDTTIADLAVATGCGQIKTGSLSRSDRTAKYNQLIRIEEELGTEARYAGWDTLR; translated from the coding sequence ATGACAGCCATCGTCCGGGTGCGCGGCCGGGAAGTGCTCGACAGCCGGGGCAACCCGACGGTCGAGGTCGACGTGGTGCTGGCGGACGGGTCGGTGGGTCGCGCCGCGGTGCCTTCCGGCGCGTCCACCGGCACCCGCGAGGCGGTCGAGCTGCGCGACGGCGACGCGAAGCGGTTCCACGGCAAGGGCGTCCGGAAGGCGATCGACGCGGTCAACAGCGAGATCGCCGACGCCGTGACCGGGATGGAAGCCGAGGCGCAGGCCGACGTCGACCGGGCGCTGATCGCCCTGGACGGCACCGAGAACAAGGCGCGGCTGGGCGCGAACGCGACGCTCGGCGTTTCGCTGGCGGTGGCGAAAGCGGCCGCCGCGGCGAACACGCTGCCGCTGTACCGGTACGTCGGCGGGGTGTACGCGCACCTGCTCCCGATGCCGATGATGAACATCATCAACGGCGGCGCGCACGCGGACAACCCGATCGACTTCCAGGAGTTCATGATCGGCCCGGTCGGTGCGACGACGTTCGCCGAGGCCGTCCGGATGGGCTCGGAAGTGTTCCACACGCTGCGGAAATCGTTGCACGAAGCCGGACACAACACGAATGTCGGCGACGAAGGCGGCTTCGCCCCGCAGCTCGGCTCGGCCGACGAGGCGCTCGAATTCGTGGTCCGCGCGATCGAGCAGACCGGCTACGAGCCCGGCAAGGACATCGCGCTGCTGCTGGACCCGGCGGCGTCGGAGTTCTACCGCGACGGCGTGTACGACTACGCCGGCGAGGGACGCAAGCGCAGCATCGAGGAGCACGTCGCGTACCTGACCGAGCTGACCGAGCGGTTCCCGATCGTTTCGATCGAGGACGGCCTGGCCCAGGACGACTACGTCGGCTGGAAGCAGCTGACCGACGGCATCGGCGACCGCGTGCAGCTCGTCGGGGACGACCTGTTCTGCACCAATGTGGAGATCCTGCGCGACGGCATCAAGCGCGGCATCGCCAACTCGATCCTGATCAAGGTCAACCAGATCGGCACCCTGACCGAGACGCTGGCCGCGGTGGACACCGCGCACAAGGCCGGGTACTCGGCGGTCATGTCGCACCGTTCGGGCGAAACCGAGGACACCACGATCGCCGACCTGGCGGTGGCGACCGGCTGCGGCCAGATCAAGACGGGTTCGCTGTCGCGATCCGACCGGACGGCGAAGTACAACCAGCTGATCCGCATTGAGGAGGAACTGGGCACCGAGGCCCGCTACGCCGGGTGGGACACCCTGCGCTGA
- a CDS encoding NAD(P)H-binding protein, whose translation MTILVTGARGSIGSEVVRALRAGGHEVRGSARDASMLDLPDAVSLDLTAESGFEDALEGIDAIFLYPTARAGAGHFLAAAKKSGVSYVVLLSSPDVREGAAGNPLRQAHLPSERAVRESGLPFTVVYPGWLAGNTRRDWGAAIRAGDPVRLFSPDAQFAPTAEADVAAVAATLLAERSYPGSDLALTGPESMTQRAVVAVLVEELGRSIEVRPETRGEALARRPEWMPAAVLEYLMDAEEAAEKRIAPVNNTVERFTGRPATSFREWARTHRSDFEKAATVHIG comes from the coding sequence ATGACGATCTTGGTGACCGGTGCGCGCGGAAGCATCGGCAGCGAAGTCGTGCGTGCGCTGCGGGCCGGCGGGCACGAGGTGCGCGGATCGGCACGGGACGCGTCGATGCTGGACCTGCCGGACGCGGTGTCGCTGGACCTGACCGCCGAAAGCGGGTTCGAGGACGCACTGGAGGGAATCGACGCGATCTTCCTGTATCCGACGGCGCGGGCGGGAGCGGGCCATTTCCTGGCCGCCGCTAAAAAGTCAGGTGTGTCGTATGTGGTGCTGCTGTCCTCGCCGGATGTCCGCGAAGGCGCGGCCGGCAATCCGCTCCGGCAAGCGCACTTGCCGTCCGAGCGGGCAGTCCGCGAATCCGGCCTCCCGTTCACCGTGGTGTACCCGGGCTGGCTGGCGGGCAACACCCGGCGTGATTGGGGTGCGGCGATCCGGGCGGGCGATCCGGTGCGGCTGTTCTCGCCGGACGCCCAGTTCGCTCCGACTGCCGAAGCGGACGTCGCTGCGGTCGCGGCGACCTTGCTCGCGGAGCGTAGCTATCCGGGCAGCGACCTGGCGTTGACCGGGCCGGAATCCATGACGCAGCGTGCGGTCGTCGCCGTCCTGGTGGAGGAACTCGGCCGCTCGATCGAAGTGCGGCCCGAAACGCGGGGGGAGGCGCTGGCGAGACGGCCGGAATGGATGCCGGCGGCCGTGCTGGAGTACCTGATGGACGCGGAAGAAGCGGCCGAGAAGCGGATCGCGCCGGTGAACAACACGGTGGAACGGTTCACCGGCCGCCCGGCGACGTCGTTCCGCGAGTGGGCGCGGACGCATCGAAGCGACTTCGAGAAGGCCGCCACCGTCCACATCGGATAG
- a CDS encoding Imm1 family immunity protein, with the protein MASPEDARRRTGYDVTDVTAEDVLSALRSAEPPTPGAGVLWWLYAGRKPGTPYLVAGLNGTRGSLVWHENGQTYLPADGDGEGLADYFSLQGAHFPQPAGSEVSAEAVLRAVRELCESQARPAGTAWKPA; encoded by the coding sequence ATGGCGAGCCCCGAAGACGCCCGGCGCCGGACCGGGTACGACGTCACCGACGTGACCGCGGAAGACGTGCTCTCCGCACTGCGCTCCGCCGAACCGCCGACGCCCGGCGCAGGGGTCCTCTGGTGGCTGTACGCGGGACGGAAGCCCGGGACGCCGTACCTGGTCGCCGGCCTGAACGGGACGCGCGGAAGCCTGGTATGGCACGAAAACGGCCAGACTTACCTGCCCGCGGACGGCGACGGCGAGGGCCTGGCCGACTACTTCAGCCTGCAGGGCGCGCATTTCCCGCAGCCGGCCGGCAGCGAAGTCTCGGCCGAAGCCGTGCTGCGGGCGGTACGGGAGCTGTGCGAATCGCAGGCGCGACCGGCCGGGACAGCCTGGAAACCGGCTTAG